In a single window of the Leptospira sanjuanensis genome:
- a CDS encoding KamA family radical SAM protein, producing the protein MKTSQPHSFASLSGQECSANRTALFSSFVWNDYKAQLQNRVRGFELERYFALTEGEKIGISDTIRLNVSATPYYISLTDPNDPEDPIRKMIVPREAESVFSPEESPDPLHEERLSPVKGLTHMYPDRVLLFTNHECSVYCRHCMRGRKVSDSRERMLTGDLEAAFEYIESRREIRDVVLSGGDPLNLSDSKIDWILERLEKIDHVKICRLGTRNPVTLPFRITSELCAVIESHNTDRLSIFCNTQFNHANECTKEAKEAVLKLLKAGVSVGNQCVLLKGINDSGEAMLELHKKLLELRIRAYYMYDPELIPGSRGFRTPLAKGIEIISYLRGKIAGMGIPQFVNDLPGGGGKITLTPDWYLGYYKPERMHVFRSALRGTYHLSPEPPDSDREEFYPSLSAEIWDRIAPNSYGAKEKKFL; encoded by the coding sequence ATGAAGACTTCGCAGCCGCATTCCTTTGCTTCTCTTTCGGGACAAGAATGTTCCGCAAACCGCACCGCGTTGTTTTCTTCTTTCGTATGGAACGATTACAAGGCACAGCTCCAGAATCGGGTGCGAGGATTCGAGCTGGAACGTTATTTCGCATTAACGGAAGGCGAAAAAATCGGAATCTCCGATACGATCCGTCTCAACGTTTCCGCGACGCCATATTACATTTCTCTAACGGACCCGAACGATCCGGAAGATCCGATCCGAAAGATGATCGTTCCGCGCGAGGCCGAGTCCGTTTTTTCACCGGAAGAATCTCCCGATCCGCTGCACGAAGAACGCCTTTCTCCCGTAAAAGGACTGACGCATATGTATCCCGACCGAGTCCTTTTGTTTACCAATCACGAATGTTCCGTGTATTGCAGACATTGTATGAGAGGACGCAAGGTTTCCGATTCCAGGGAAAGAATGTTGACCGGAGATCTGGAAGCCGCGTTCGAATACATAGAATCGCGTAGGGAAATACGCGACGTCGTATTATCGGGAGGGGACCCTCTCAATCTTTCCGATTCCAAGATCGATTGGATTTTGGAACGTCTGGAAAAAATCGATCACGTAAAGATCTGCAGGCTCGGAACCAGAAATCCGGTCACGCTTCCGTTTCGAATCACTTCCGAACTTTGTGCCGTCATCGAATCACACAACACCGATCGACTTTCGATCTTCTGCAACACTCAGTTCAACCACGCCAACGAATGTACGAAAGAAGCGAAGGAAGCCGTGTTGAAACTTTTGAAAGCCGGAGTCAGCGTGGGAAATCAGTGCGTTCTCCTAAAAGGGATCAACGATTCCGGAGAAGCTATGTTAGAACTTCATAAAAAACTGTTGGAGTTGCGGATTCGCGCGTATTATATGTACGACCCGGAATTGATTCCGGGCTCGAGAGGATTTCGTACCCCTCTCGCCAAAGGAATCGAAATCATCTCTTATTTGAGAGGAAAAATCGCAGGAATGGGGATTCCACAGTTCGTCAACGATCTTCCCGGAGGCGGGGGCAAGATCACTTTGACCCCCGATTGGTATCTCGGTTATTACAAACCGGAACGAATGCACGTATTCCGCTCCGCGTTACGCGGAACCTATCATCTCAGTCCGGAACCTCCCGATAGCGATCGGGAGGAATTCTATCCTTCTCTTTCCGCCGAAATCTGGGATCGGATCGCTCCGAACAGCTACGGGGCCAAAGAGAAAAAGTTTTTATGA
- a CDS encoding iron-containing redox enzyme family protein produces the protein MQTASLKQTTISFRNTLEDSVRNHPVLTSNRWLEQKERRMEKEDLLLWLRQEYFVSVDFVNWFLNTAAISESVEAKIVLVQNIWEELGEGKAEDSHVRILKKFLSDMGEIVEERHKLPETQAYLDLMRKITTSDFYSALGALGPANEYLLKLEYSRMFESYRDLKTRIPLPEGKFFQVNLEADESHAEKLFRLIEVVADTDEKRNRVLDGNRLALDARLVFYEGLTAFQGL, from the coding sequence ATGCAGACCGCAAGCCTGAAACAAACGACGATTTCCTTTCGCAATACTTTGGAAGATTCGGTTCGCAATCATCCGGTATTGACTTCCAACCGTTGGCTGGAACAAAAAGAAAGAAGAATGGAAAAGGAGGATCTTCTTCTTTGGCTTCGTCAGGAATACTTCGTAAGCGTCGATTTCGTAAACTGGTTTTTAAATACGGCCGCGATCTCCGAATCCGTGGAAGCGAAGATCGTTCTCGTTCAGAATATTTGGGAGGAATTGGGGGAAGGGAAGGCGGAAGATTCCCATGTTCGAATTCTGAAAAAATTCCTTTCCGACATGGGAGAAATCGTCGAAGAACGGCACAAACTTCCGGAAACACAAGCTTATTTGGATCTGATGCGGAAGATCACCACTTCCGATTTTTATTCCGCGCTCGGGGCGCTCGGACCGGCGAACGAATACTTGCTGAAATTGGAATATTCAAGAATGTTTGAGTCTTATCGCGATCTGAAAACCAGAATTCCCTTGCCCGAAGGAAAATTTTTTCAAGTAAATTTGGAAGCCGACGAATCCCACGCGGAAAAACTCTTTCGATTGATCGAGGTCGTCGCCGACACCGATGAAAAACGGAATCGAGTGCTGGATGGAAACAGGCTCGCACTCGACGCAAGGCTCGTGTTTTACGAAGGATTAACGGCTTTTCAGGGTCTTTAA
- a CDS encoding GerMN domain-containing protein: MPDSEKRKNLIFILAGIIFTLVLLDKSTGSGFSISGAGFQGFRNIGKFGPESSSSPKGNLNHKEIMDQAEDEILGELLQNGDVQTSSENANSIEEDLDEDNLVPVLEPPITNVLSEKESEHGSAHASVPIPSEKGELSLYFLKFYGKGNKSHSRLVKVLRLSKGGDRVKLILNSLIAGPVSVEKEKGILNSIPQSLRYDSDYEIQNGVLKLSLSGDLERGAGPEILKDRIDQLTYSLMENLPIRGIQLSINGKFVRSLGGEGMPLPSLLTKNPRKIVVF, encoded by the coding sequence GTGCCGGATTCCGAAAAAAGAAAAAATCTCATCTTCATACTCGCCGGAATTATTTTTACATTGGTGCTTTTGGATAAAAGCACCGGGTCCGGTTTTTCCATTTCCGGCGCGGGATTTCAGGGGTTTCGCAACATCGGTAAGTTTGGCCCCGAATCCTCCTCTTCTCCAAAGGGAAATCTCAATCACAAAGAAATCATGGATCAAGCCGAGGATGAAATCTTAGGCGAACTTCTCCAAAATGGAGACGTGCAGACTTCTTCCGAAAACGCAAACTCCATCGAAGAGGATTTGGACGAGGACAATCTCGTTCCCGTTCTCGAACCTCCGATTACGAACGTTTTATCCGAAAAAGAATCGGAACACGGTTCCGCACACGCAAGCGTTCCGATCCCGAGCGAAAAGGGAGAATTGTCTTTGTATTTTCTGAAGTTCTACGGAAAAGGAAACAAAAGTCATTCCCGGCTCGTGAAGGTTTTGCGTCTTTCCAAAGGAGGAGATCGGGTCAAGCTCATCCTGAATTCCCTGATCGCGGGACCGGTTTCTGTGGAAAAAGAAAAAGGAATTTTGAATTCGATTCCGCAATCCCTGCGCTATGACTCCGATTACGAAATCCAAAACGGGGTTTTGAAACTTTCTTTAAGCGGGGATTTGGAACGAGGCGCCGGGCCTGAAATTCTTAAGGATCGAATCGATCAGCTTACTTACAGCCTTATGGAGAATCTCCCGATCCGAGGCATTCAACTCTCCATCAACGGTAAATTTGTGCGTTCTCTCGGCGGAGAAGGAATGCCGTTGCCCTCTCTTCTGACCAAAAACCCGAGAAAGATCGTCGTTTTTTAA
- a CDS encoding GGDEF domain-containing protein, with translation MRFFLGNNQKIKLLARRVFFNPFPEDYLRIYQPDIRRATVIYFFFCIGISFLSALVPDGASPLGEENRVLVYSRLTVVLLSAFFAFLLIKWKSSFRRTIERFSIFSSGTIVFSILPYVFLDSERMGLYFHFYTTLVVSGNILLWFTGTTVIFFNALFYFSLVLCTTLTGNATALQHDFANVLIYLFTGVFGNLLINFWRVMDHRAKKKLQKAVNKLRDKNIQIEKISKVDELTRLYNRRYLIEQFELFLKRAQRYKFSLAMIILDMDYLKEINDSYGHLAGDSALKTISDVMKQRVRATDICSRIGGDEFCILLDAIKKDDLSQLCEKLRKEVSEKELSYRTKSGASVKISVSIGACIFGPEEEFSFDDIYHSIDSALYESKKKGRNRVSFIEPIRYFPKETPGTTTAAS, from the coding sequence ATGAGATTTTTTTTGGGAAACAATCAAAAAATAAAACTCCTCGCTCGGAGAGTTTTTTTCAATCCGTTCCCGGAAGATTATCTGAGAATCTATCAACCGGACATCCGAAGAGCGACGGTCATTTACTTTTTCTTCTGCATCGGAATCAGTTTTCTTTCCGCCTTGGTCCCCGACGGCGCCTCTCCTCTCGGTGAAGAAAATCGCGTCCTTGTATACTCCCGTTTGACGGTCGTATTGTTGTCCGCTTTTTTTGCATTTCTACTTATAAAATGGAAATCCTCTTTTCGCAGAACCATCGAACGATTCAGTATTTTTTCCTCGGGCACGATCGTGTTTTCGATTCTTCCGTACGTGTTTTTGGATTCGGAAAGAATGGGACTTTACTTTCATTTTTATACGACCCTCGTCGTGAGCGGAAACATTCTGCTTTGGTTCACGGGAACGACCGTGATCTTTTTCAATGCGCTCTTTTACTTCTCTTTGGTTTTATGCACCACGTTAACCGGAAACGCGACCGCTTTGCAGCACGACTTTGCAAACGTTCTGATTTATCTTTTTACGGGAGTGTTCGGAAATCTTCTCATCAATTTCTGGAGAGTGATGGATCACCGCGCCAAGAAAAAACTGCAGAAGGCGGTGAACAAACTTAGGGATAAGAACATTCAAATCGAAAAAATTTCCAAGGTGGACGAGCTTACGCGGCTTTACAACCGGAGATATCTGATCGAACAGTTCGAACTCTTTCTAAAGCGCGCACAACGTTATAAATTCTCCCTTGCGATGATCATCTTGGATATGGATTATCTCAAGGAAATCAACGATTCTTACGGACATCTCGCGGGGGATTCGGCCTTAAAGACGATTTCCGACGTGATGAAACAAAGGGTAAGGGCGACGGATATCTGTTCGCGGATCGGCGGGGACGAGTTTTGTATTCTTCTCGACGCGATCAAAAAAGACGATCTTTCTCAGCTTTGCGAAAAGTTGCGCAAGGAAGTTTCCGAAAAGGAATTGTCTTATCGAACCAAAAGCGGAGCTTCCGTAAAAATTTCCGTTTCGATTGGGGCCTGTATCTTCGGCCCCGAGGAAGAATTCAGTTTCGACGATATCTATCACTCCATCGATTCGGCCTTATACGAATCGAAAAAAAAAGGACGCAACCGGGTTTCGTTTATCGAACCGATCCGTTACTTTCCGAAAGAAACTCCCGGAACGACTACGGCTGCTTCTTAG
- a CDS encoding heterodisulfide reductase-related iron-sulfur binding cluster, which yields MAISQIAFHLIFTILFVIANVVFVRAILYRLNLIFSARKAAGTENFLENPNWVFRINSFIQNVILQKKNFKEPVRGIMHAFIFYGFITYTIHTTSQMIAGLIGYGMDDPYKFSLVGFLFGEHAGHLYESIVQVVSILVLIGLGFFAWRRWIQKAKGLDVHSPASAIVISMISILMISTLLGEGAKAVGAVYDSPTENASFIAAGIGAVWKSIGVEYSTADLVVQIMWWVHILSVFAFMLYVPTSKHAHLIFAPFNYFLQSDTPKGALSKLNLEDENVVWGVNRVEDFPWPNLLDGMSCIECGRCQVQCPANRTGKVLNPKMIIADLKHALLDKMPEVAKIRAQETDSAVAAEKVAALDTGVINSYEGLSEEALWGCTTCYACVEACPVGNNQVNAIMEMRRHLVLAESKFPVELQNAFVNMENNSNPWGVGAHTRADWAEGLGVKTMAEDANVDVLYWVGCAGAFDERNKSIAKSFVKILQKADVKFGILGTEENCSGDSARRGGNEYLYQTLAQANVDTMNGYNVKKVVTACPHCYNTIKNEYPQFGGNFEVVHHSEFINELVKDKKLDVKTAEDASSGKYTYHDSCYIGRYNDNYENPRDVVKKVAGGKLAEPSDHHTKGLCCGAGGAQMWMEEQNNDRVNVKRTKQLLDTGATTIATACPFCVTMITDGVKHEGKIEEVKVKDIAELVADNLQ from the coding sequence ATGGCAATTTCTCAAATCGCCTTTCATTTGATCTTCACCATTTTATTCGTAATCGCGAATGTAGTTTTTGTTCGTGCGATCCTCTATCGCCTCAATCTGATTTTCAGCGCGAGAAAGGCCGCAGGAACCGAAAACTTTTTGGAAAATCCGAACTGGGTATTCCGAATCAATAGCTTTATTCAGAACGTAATTCTTCAAAAAAAGAATTTCAAAGAGCCTGTCCGCGGTATCATGCACGCGTTCATCTTCTACGGTTTCATAACCTATACGATTCACACTACAAGCCAGATGATCGCAGGTCTTATCGGGTACGGAATGGATGATCCGTATAAATTCTCCTTAGTAGGTTTCTTGTTCGGAGAACACGCGGGACATCTTTACGAGTCCATCGTACAAGTCGTTTCGATTCTCGTTTTAATCGGTCTCGGATTTTTTGCTTGGAGAAGATGGATTCAAAAAGCGAAAGGCCTCGACGTTCATTCTCCTGCGTCTGCGATCGTCATCAGCATGATTTCCATTCTGATGATCTCCACACTTTTGGGAGAAGGCGCAAAAGCGGTGGGAGCGGTTTACGACAGCCCTACTGAAAACGCTTCCTTTATCGCTGCCGGAATCGGTGCCGTTTGGAAATCCATCGGCGTGGAATATTCCACAGCGGACCTGGTCGTTCAAATCATGTGGTGGGTTCACATTCTTTCCGTATTCGCGTTCATGCTTTACGTGCCGACTTCCAAGCACGCACACTTGATCTTCGCACCGTTCAACTACTTCCTTCAATCCGATACTCCGAAGGGCGCTCTTTCCAAACTCAATTTGGAAGATGAAAACGTTGTTTGGGGTGTGAACCGTGTGGAAGATTTCCCCTGGCCGAACCTTCTCGACGGTATGTCTTGTATCGAATGCGGTCGCTGCCAAGTTCAATGTCCTGCAAACAGAACCGGAAAGGTTCTCAATCCGAAGATGATCATCGCGGATTTAAAACACGCCCTTTTGGATAAAATGCCCGAAGTCGCAAAGATCAGAGCGCAGGAAACCGATTCCGCGGTGGCTGCGGAAAAAGTCGCTGCTCTGGACACTGGAGTTATCAACAGCTACGAAGGTTTAAGCGAAGAAGCTCTTTGGGGTTGCACGACTTGTTACGCTTGCGTGGAGGCTTGTCCCGTTGGAAACAACCAGGTCAATGCGATCATGGAAATGAGAAGACACTTGGTTCTTGCGGAATCCAAATTCCCCGTGGAATTACAAAACGCATTCGTAAACATGGAAAACAACTCCAACCCTTGGGGTGTAGGAGCTCATACAAGAGCGGATTGGGCGGAAGGTCTTGGCGTTAAGACCATGGCCGAAGACGCAAACGTGGACGTTCTTTATTGGGTCGGTTGTGCGGGAGCTTTTGATGAAAGAAACAAAAGCATCGCGAAGTCTTTCGTAAAAATTCTCCAGAAGGCGGACGTGAAATTCGGAATCCTCGGAACGGAAGAAAACTGCTCCGGTGATTCTGCGAGACGAGGCGGGAACGAATACCTCTACCAAACTCTTGCGCAAGCGAACGTGGACACGATGAACGGATACAACGTGAAAAAAGTAGTAACCGCTTGTCCACACTGCTACAACACGATCAAAAACGAATATCCTCAGTTCGGCGGAAACTTCGAAGTGGTTCACCACTCCGAATTCATCAACGAGCTTGTTAAGGACAAAAAACTCGACGTGAAAACCGCGGAAGACGCTTCTTCCGGAAAATACACGTATCACGATTCCTGCTACATCGGCCGTTACAACGACAACTACGAGAACCCGAGAGACGTCGTGAAAAAAGTTGCCGGCGGAAAACTTGCGGAACCTTCCGATCACCACACAAAGGGTCTTTGCTGTGGAGCCGGTGGAGCTCAGATGTGGATGGAAGAACAAAACAACGATCGTGTCAACGTCAAGAGAACCAAACAGCTTCTCGATACGGGTGCGACTACGATCGCGACCGCTTGTCCTTTCTGCGTGACCATGATCACCGACGGTGTGAAACACGAAGGAAAGATCGAAGAAGTAAAAGTAAAAGACATTGCGGAGTTGGTTGCGGATAACCTCCAGTAA
- a CDS encoding DCC1-like thiol-disulfide oxidoreductase family protein, translated as MNSLVFLYDGDCSFCANLAAKLQSINLDPKIRFRSFRDFSEKELREIHPSLNVSVAEGNVQMIADGRRYPGFFAIRKLSHSLKGYRWIAPLLYLPLIPIFGMIGIGLLKTLKSR; from the coding sequence ATGAATTCTCTCGTTTTCTTATACGACGGCGATTGTTCTTTCTGTGCGAATCTCGCAGCGAAACTGCAATCGATCAACCTCGACCCAAAGATCCGCTTTCGTTCGTTCCGCGATTTTTCGGAAAAAGAGTTACGGGAAATCCATCCTTCTTTGAACGTTTCCGTGGCGGAAGGGAACGTGCAGATGATCGCGGATGGAAGAAGATACCCCGGCTTTTTCGCGATCCGCAAACTCAGCCATTCCCTCAAAGGATATCGGTGGATCGCACCGCTTTTGTATCTTCCGTTGATTCCTATTTTCGGAATGATAGGAATCGGTCTATTAAAGACCCTGAAAAGCCGTTAA
- a CDS encoding HAD family hydrolase, protein MTAFSGDFLQALAFDVDGTLFSSEEIILEVYRDSIRNFSETTGIPIELPSRDRIMMEIGKPVKTIFQNLLPQLNEEQRDGISDSVLKFLCQRIRNGEGEFYPGVKETIESLSKKGFRILAASNGRRPYVETILEVAGVLSFFDPILVLDNDRIKTKGGILKEYVKLYGLEPDKILMIGDRLSDHEAARQNGCPFAFCAYGHAPAGEIPDFELELKNLTDLTAIL, encoded by the coding sequence ATGACTGCATTTTCCGGCGATTTTCTCCAGGCTCTTGCCTTCGACGTGGACGGGACCTTATTCTCCTCCGAAGAAATCATTCTCGAAGTCTATCGCGACTCGATCCGTAATTTTTCCGAAACCACGGGGATTCCGATCGAACTTCCGTCCCGGGACAGAATCATGATGGAAATCGGAAAACCGGTCAAAACGATCTTTCAAAATCTTCTCCCTCAACTCAACGAAGAACAAAGAGACGGCATTTCCGACAGCGTATTGAAATTCTTATGCCAACGCATCCGAAACGGAGAGGGAGAATTCTACCCCGGCGTCAAAGAAACGATCGAATCCCTTTCCAAAAAAGGATTCCGCATCCTGGCCGCCTCAAACGGCAGAAGACCGTATGTCGAAACCATTTTGGAAGTTGCAGGTGTTCTTTCCTTTTTCGATCCGATTCTCGTCCTGGACAACGATCGGATCAAGACCAAGGGAGGAATTCTCAAAGAATACGTAAAACTCTACGGTCTTGAACCGGACAAAATCCTCATGATCGGAGACAGACTTTCGGACCACGAAGCGGCCCGTCAAAACGGATGCCCGTTCGCATTCTGCGCCTACGGTCACGCGCCCGCCGGGGAAATCCCCGACTTTGAATTGGAACTCAAAAACCTTACGGATCTGACCGCAATCCTGTAG
- a CDS encoding D-alanine--D-alanine ligase family protein, with amino-acid sequence MKEETRNRDEKEAGLSNTSRSGLPETFGAGEFDRNKKPTVLLYADLYEFEGEIPDHYKQEWESKISVDSITKLLSDMDERVELVTTPEELLETLQVYARLDRKERPVLFHLMEGFRSRNRESLIPAAAELFGFPHTGSDGYAQSVSLDKNLTRIFADSIGLPVAPGFLVRSKNTMTENLQNVSVADRNSPMKKQDLVFLKEDSFLKTRRVFSRENAVLPNGVSFPAFVKPAGEGSSLGIGERNIVHDLSELRAFLSANPEEFFPYLVETYLRGTEYTISVMGSETLGYRATGAGRLILQEALKVEEVYGEKTKSKDRMPETLVFDCPSRLETFLQEQSLHLCKSLGTSGAARLDWKLDSSGNPFFLEINLTPGLSPFYSSFPICYRQSLGDEKTLFQEILNIARREFETDRFLYSQKKIRRILSRT; translated from the coding sequence ATGAAAGAAGAAACGCGAAACAGAGACGAAAAAGAAGCGGGCCTTTCGAATACGAGTCGATCCGGTCTTCCCGAAACGTTCGGAGCGGGCGAATTTGATCGAAACAAAAAGCCCACCGTTTTGTTGTATGCGGATCTGTACGAGTTCGAAGGAGAGATTCCGGACCACTATAAACAAGAGTGGGAATCGAAAATTTCGGTCGATTCGATCACGAAATTGTTAAGCGACATGGATGAAAGGGTGGAACTCGTAACTACACCCGAAGAGCTTTTGGAAACTCTGCAGGTTTACGCACGTTTGGATCGCAAAGAACGTCCCGTCTTGTTTCATTTGATGGAAGGATTTCGGTCCCGCAATCGGGAGTCCTTGATTCCGGCCGCGGCGGAATTGTTCGGGTTTCCCCATACAGGCTCGGACGGCTATGCACAGAGCGTTTCTTTGGATAAGAATCTGACGCGGATCTTTGCGGATTCGATCGGATTGCCCGTGGCTCCGGGGTTTTTGGTGCGTTCCAAGAATACGATGACGGAGAATCTGCAAAACGTTTCCGTTGCAGATCGAAATTCTCCCATGAAAAAACAAGATCTCGTTTTTTTAAAAGAAGATTCGTTCTTGAAAACACGACGCGTTTTTTCCCGGGAAAACGCAGTTCTTCCGAACGGAGTTTCATTTCCCGCTTTCGTGAAACCCGCGGGAGAAGGTTCCAGCCTCGGAATCGGTGAACGAAATATCGTTCACGACTTGTCCGAACTACGCGCATTTTTATCCGCGAACCCGGAGGAATTCTTCCCTTACTTAGTCGAAACGTATTTAAGAGGAACTGAATATACGATTTCCGTAATGGGTTCGGAAACTCTCGGTTACCGCGCAACCGGGGCCGGGAGATTGATCTTGCAGGAAGCGCTCAAAGTCGAGGAAGTCTACGGGGAAAAAACGAAATCCAAAGATCGAATGCCGGAGACGCTCGTATTCGATTGTCCGTCCCGATTGGAAACATTCCTTCAGGAACAAAGTCTTCATCTTTGCAAATCTTTGGGAACTTCCGGCGCGGCAAGACTCGACTGGAAATTGGATTCTTCGGGAAATCCCTTCTTTCTGGAAATCAATTTAACTCCGGGTTTGTCCCCGTTTTATTCCAGCTTTCCGATTTGTTATCGTCAGAGCCTAGGGGACGAAAAAACCTTGTTTCAAGAGATTTTAAACATCGCTCGCAGAGAATTCGAAACGGATCGATTTTTATATTCTCAAAAAAAGATCCGTCGGATTCTCTCACGGACATAG
- the mqnC gene encoding cyclic dehypoxanthinyl futalosine synthase, with translation MASIFSSQPSDRILEKALDGVRISPEEALILYREGDHLKIMAAARSLRERILPHEYASYTMFRVVNYTNYCNVECSFCSFMDEIGNGKGYVLSAEEILEKMDYAVGEGADQMFLQGGVYPDLPFDYYLNVISSVKKKYPDMHIRAFSPVEIINLETITGLPLKEVLQILKQAGLDSVPGAGAEILTDRMRNIISPKKATTEEWVRAMETCHEAGLPGSANIVFGSEETQEEVIEHLSVVRNLQDRTGGFLSFIPWTFQPQTKRFKVRAVSTQEYLKVLGICRIFLDNIPHIETSVMVLGKGVGQLALTSGADDISSVVIEENVLRSYGLKTEKEAVKFLKEGGFAPKRRDLLYNYDRYKNELAQTL, from the coding sequence GTGGCCTCTATCTTCTCATCTCAACCCAGCGATCGGATTCTCGAAAAAGCCTTGGACGGAGTTCGAATTTCTCCCGAGGAAGCACTGATTCTGTATCGGGAAGGGGATCATCTTAAGATCATGGCGGCTGCCCGTAGCCTTCGGGAAAGAATTCTCCCGCACGAATACGCGAGTTATACGATGTTTCGCGTCGTCAATTACACGAATTACTGCAACGTGGAATGCAGCTTTTGTTCTTTTATGGATGAGATCGGAAACGGAAAAGGTTACGTTCTTTCCGCCGAAGAAATTTTGGAAAAGATGGACTATGCGGTCGGCGAAGGTGCGGACCAAATGTTTTTGCAAGGCGGCGTGTATCCGGATCTTCCGTTCGACTATTATCTCAACGTCATTTCTTCCGTGAAAAAGAAATATCCGGACATGCATATCCGCGCGTTTTCTCCGGTGGAAATCATCAATCTCGAAACGATCACCGGTCTTCCTCTGAAGGAGGTCCTACAAATCCTAAAACAAGCGGGACTGGATTCCGTTCCCGGGGCGGGAGCCGAAATTCTCACCGACAGAATGAGAAACATTATCTCTCCTAAAAAAGCGACCACGGAAGAATGGGTTCGCGCGATGGAAACCTGCCACGAAGCGGGACTTCCCGGAAGCGCGAACATCGTGTTCGGTTCGGAAGAAACTCAGGAAGAAGTGATCGAACACCTAAGCGTTGTGCGAAACCTCCAAGACCGGACCGGAGGATTCTTATCCTTTATCCCTTGGACCTTTCAACCCCAGACAAAACGATTCAAGGTGCGCGCGGTTTCCACACAGGAATATCTGAAGGTGCTCGGGATCTGTAGAATCTTTTTGGACAACATTCCTCATATCGAAACTTCGGTGATGGTTCTCGGAAAAGGCGTCGGTCAACTGGCTCTGACGAGCGGCGCGGACGATATATCTTCCGTGGTCATCGAGGAAAACGTGCTTCGTTCTTACGGACTCAAAACCGAAAAAGAAGCGGTGAAATTTTTGAAAGAAGGCGGCTTTGCACCGAAACGCAGAGACCTTCTTTACAACTACGATCGTTACAAGAACGAACTCGCGCAGACGCTTTGA
- a CDS encoding LIC11299 family lipoprotein: MIKIVNFTLVFLIALAACTKQIHERIHVDTGVTVETLGPHKYKLVAIGGASSSSVEENDTFKMKNTSCTAAKSIAARKLEELEPEQKNRQFFMEATSTRYIDDGAYCEITFHYELPAPKKQP; encoded by the coding sequence ATGATAAAAATCGTAAACTTTACGCTCGTGTTTCTGATCGCACTCGCGGCTTGTACGAAACAAATCCACGAAAGAATTCACGTCGATACCGGCGTGACCGTAGAAACCTTAGGACCGCATAAATACAAATTAGTCGCGATCGGGGGAGCTTCTTCCAGTTCGGTCGAAGAAAACGACACGTTCAAAATGAAGAATACTTCCTGCACTGCGGCCAAGTCCATCGCTGCCCGCAAACTCGAAGAGTTGGAACCAGAACAAAAGAACAGACAGTTTTTTATGGAAGCGACGAGCACTCGTTATATCGACGACGGCGCGTATTGCGAAATCACCTTTCACTACGAGCTTCCCGCTCCTAAGAAGCAGCCGTAG